A single region of the Theileria annulata chromosome 4, complete sequence, *** SEQUENCING IN PROGRESS *** genome encodes:
- a CDS encoding uncharacterized protein (Tap579b07.q1c.cand.16 - score = 42.16;~1 probable transmembrane helix predicted for TA11050 by TMHMM2.0 at aa 9-31;~Signal peptide predicted for TA11050 by SignalP 2.0 HMM (Signal peptide probability 0.676, signal anchor probability 0.317) with cleavage site probability 0.439 between residues 25 and 26), translating into MELLKASNILLIIYTLLSLGLSIWAGYDMYYIINPQIIEPLKPHHRTSKIGIFYLFIFISRSIQYCLENDTKNGTKIVTNNGTQPADLPVRNDLPESYQSLVKQDIEQLVKSINDKSSILANIYDLNELGIDKDILEQKLVREDTYKFFESLKGKKSILVNLYDLKVIKPNKAADEAKMITKDIQEFFKSLEGQESILANIYDLKEFGHDKALVEQELIRKDTKKFFETNQGKPILLNLFELKEIGIDKKMHKDHSMSEDTRKFFESLEGKSSVLLNWFDFEDFGPDEALVEQKMGMEDTEKFIKSIQGNPIIISNLFDIKDLVSDKPNAGRKSTHELEQLVKSINDKSSILANIYDLNELGIDKDILEQKLVREDTYKFFESLKGKKSILVNLYDLKVIKPNKAADEAKMITKDTQESFKSLEGQESILANIYDLKEFGRDKALVEQELIRKDTKKFFESIRDTPKVLSNLYDPIEPSPQKEVKKQVKEVKEQKLQEKQDKVLPEVKKVVPEGSHDQGLGKGKDPYKGKDGHGSGTETEEEFFG; encoded by the exons ATGGAACTTTTAAAGGCATccaatattttattaataatctATACGCTTCTCTCTCTCGGCTTGTCTATTTGGGCTGGATATGACATGTATTACATAATAAACCCTCAAA ttattgAACCACTAAAGCCTCACCATCGTACTTCAAAGATAGgtattttctatttattcatttttatttcacGGTCAATCCAATACTGTTTAGAAAATGACACAAAAAATGGAACAAAAATTGTAACAAACAATGGAACTCAACCAGCTGACTTGCCGGTTAGGAATGATCTACCTGAATCATATCAGAGCTTGGTCAAACAAGATATTGAACAGCTTgtaaaatcaattaatgataaatcaTCTATTCTTGCTAATATTTATGATCTTAATGAACTTGGTATTGATAAAGATATATTGGAACAGAAATTGGTTAGGGAAGATACTTATAAGTTCTTTGAATCATTGAAGGgtaaaaaatcaatattgGTTAATTTATATGATCTTAAGGTCATTAAACCTAATAAAGCAGCTGATGAAGCTAAAATGATAACAAAGGATATTCAGgagttttttaaatcattgGAAGGTCAAGAATCAATACTTGCTAATATCTATGATCTTAAAGAATTTGGTCATGATAAAGCTCTAGTTGAACAAGAATTGATAAGAAAAGATACCAAGAAATTCTTTGAGACAAATCAAGGAAAACCTATACTCCTTAATTTGTTTGAACTTAAGGAGATAGgaattgataaaaaaatgCACAAGGACCATTCAATGAGTGAAGATACCAGAAAGTTTTTTGAATCACTTGAAGGTAAATCATCAGTCCTTCTTAACTGGTTTGACTTTGAAGATTTTGGTCCTGATGAAGCTTTAGTTGAACAAAAAATGGGTATGGAGGACACCGAGAAATTCATAAAATCAATTCAAGGAAACCctataattatttctaatttgTTTGACATCAAAGATCTTGTTTCTGATAAACCTAATGCTGGACGAAAAAGCACTCATGAACTTGAACAGCTTGTAAAGTCcattaatgataaatcaTCTATTCTTGCTAATATTTATGATCTTAATGAACTTGGTATTGATAAAGATATATTGGAACAGAAATTGGTTAGGGAAGATACATATAAGTTCTTTGAATCATTGAAGGGTAAGAAATCAATATTGGTTAATTTATATGATCTTAAGGTGATTAAACCTAATAAAGCAGCTGATGAAGCTAAAATGATAACAAAGGATACTCAGGAGTCTTTTAAATCATTGGAAGGTCAAGAATCAATACTTGCTAATATCTATGATCTTAAAGAATTTGGTCGTGATAAAGCTCTAGTTGAACAAGAATTGATAAGAAAAGATACAAAAAAATTCTTTGAGTCTATTCGAGACACTCCTAAAGTTCTGAGTAATTTATACGACCCGATTGAGCCTAGTCCTCAAAAAGAAGTAAAAAAACAAGTAAAAGAAGTCAAGGAGCAAAAACTACAGGAGAAACAAGACAAAGTACTACCGGAAGTAAAAAAAGTTGTTCCAGAAGGATCACATGATCAAGGATTAGGCAAGGGGAAGGATCCCTATAAAGGGAAGGACGGACATGGATCAGGCACGGAAACTGAGGAAGAGTTTTTTGGCTAA
- a CDS encoding high-mobility group protein, putative (Tap579b07.q1c.cand.17 - score = 12.22;~SMART pfam:Ribosomal_L7Ae (PF01248) at aa 21-115, E()=4.90e-31), with protein MSNSNDSASKAFPLATEEMNGLLLDLVQQAGNYKQLKKGANEATKALNRGHAEIVLLAADAEPLEIILHLPLLCEDKNVPYIFVHSKVALGRACGVSRPVISCAITSRDGSPLNQQIVEAKDNIERLLI; from the exons atgAGTAACTCAAACGACAGTGCATCAAAGGCTTTTCCTCTCGCCACTGAAGAGATGAACGGACTACTTCTTGACCTTGTTCAACAGGCTGGAAATTACAAACAACTCAAAAAAGGAGCTAATGAAG CTACGAAGGCTTTGAACAGAGGACATGCTGAGATTGTTTTACTTGCAGCTGATGCTGAACCTCTTGAGATTATTTTACATCTTCCGCTTCTATGTGAAGATAAG AATGTTCCTTATATCTTTGTTCACAGTAAGGTAGCCTTAGGTAGGGCCTGTGGAGTTTCCCGTCCCGTGATTTCTTGTGCCATCACCAGCAGGGACGGTTCGCCTCTCAACCAGCAAATTGTTGAAGCTAAGGACAACATAGAACGTTTACTAATTTAA
- a CDS encoding S-adenosylmethionne synthetase, putative (Tap579b07.q1c.C.cand.138 - score = 36.14;~SMART pfam:S-AdoMet_synt (PF00438) at aa 12-112, E()=5.20e-49; pfam:S-AdoMet_syntD2 (PF02772) at aa 124-247, E()=6.10e-69; pfam:S-AdoMet_syntD3 (PF02773) at aa 249-402, E()=2.70e-70) has protein sequence MAVPNFINHTNGTFLFTSESVNEGHPDKLCDQISDSILDACLEQDKESKVACEVCTTKDFVMVFGEITTFANVDYVKVVKSVLKSVGYTSSDLGIDSNTVEVLVKFNLQSPEIANAVHVGKAKEQIGAGDQGIMFGYATDETPECVPLSHSLAVKLGQRLSYLRKNKYLPYLRPDAKTQVTVEYRKYTNGYIEPKRVDTIVISSQHDPGVDFQVMKEDIMKDVIMQVVPKHLLDEKTKYLINPAGSFVLGGPASDSGLTGRKVIVDTYGGWGAHGGGCFSGKDSTKVDRSGAYYARFVAKSLVSNGFCKRVIVQISYCIGTVDPISLYIDTYGTVAKGYTDNDLREIVLRNFDFRVGYIIDELKLKRPIFGKTSVYGHFGREDSDFLWERPKDLSHEKLSNNHNYMTNGY, from the exons atggCAGTCCCGAATTTCATAAACCATACAAATGGGACCTTTTTATTCACATCCGAATCGGTAAATGAGGGCCACCCCGATAAATTATGCGACCAAATCTCAGACTCAATTTTAGATGCCTGCCTGGAACAG GATAAGGAAAGTAAGGTGGCGTGTGAAGTATGCACGACTAAAGACTTTGTAATGGTTTTTGGAGAAATTACCACATTCGCTAATGTTGACTATGTTAAAGTAGTAAAATCAGTCCTAAAGAGCGTAGGATACACTTCAAGTGATTTAg gaaTTGATTCTAATACCGTCGAGGttttagttaaatttaatttacaatcACCTGAAATTGCGAATGCCGTACACGTTGGTAAAGCTAAAGAACAAATCGGTGCAG GCGACCAGGGAATAATGTTTGGATATGCAACAGATGAAACGCCTGAATGTGTGCCTCTTTCCCATTCATTGGCTGTAAAACTTGGCCAGAGATTATCGTATTTGCgcaaaaataaatatttaccATATTTGAGACCGGATGCTAAAACTCAAGTAACAGTCGAGTATCGTAAGTACACAAACGGATATATCGAACCAAAAAGAGTAGACACTATAGTAATTAGCTCACAACATGATCCAGGA GTGGATTTCCAGGTTATGAAAGAGGATATAATGAAGGATGTGATTATGCAAGTTGTTCCGAAACACTTGCTGGACGAGAAGACAAAGTACCTTATAAATCCAGCAGGATCTTTTGTTTTGGGAGGACCAGCCTCAGACTCTGGTTTAACGGGGAGGAAAGTAATAGTTGACACTTACGGAGGCTGGGGAGCACATGGAGGAGGCTGCTTCTCAGGAAAGGATTCAACTAAGGTGGATAGGTCAGGGGCCTACTACGCGAGATTCGTTGCAAAATCTTTGGTTTCCAACGGGTTTTGCAAGAGAGTGATAGTCCAAATTTCTTATTGCATAGGCACAGTAGACCCAATTTCACTGTACATTGATACATATGGGACTGTGGCAAAGGGGTATACTGATAATGACCTGAGAGAAATAGTACTCAGAAACTTCGATTTCAGAGTAGGTTACATAATCGATGAACTAAAGCTAAAAAGACCAATTTTCGGGAAAACTAGCGTTTACGGCCACTTTGGCAGGGAAGATTCTGATTTCCTGTGGGAACGACCGAAGGATCTTTCACATGAAAAACTTTCAAATAACCATAACTATATGACTAATGGGTACTAa
- a CDS encoding uncharacterized protein (calcium-binding protein;~SMART pfam:efhand (PF00036) at aa 76-104, E()=3.10e-03): MASETVNNVELLFSSYSDEKGYVHSNVLNELVCELGYAPSLKEMTDFKKKTGDQCDLSSFKEFLKTIVHPEDTHANLTELFRFYDPNNTGRISKKQLERLLTNVGEYLSEKELERFFSVLCNEDDEVDYEDLVNKYYKL, from the exons ATGGCTTCCGAAACAGTAAACAACGTGGAACTTCTGTTCTCATCTTACTCG GACGAAAAAGGCTATGTTCATAGTAATGTTCTTAACGAATTGGTGTGTGAATTG GGCTACGCACCTTCCCTGAAAGAAATGACAGACTTTAAGAAAAAGACTGGAGATCAGTGTGATTTGAGCTCATTTAAGGAGTTTCTGAAGACGATCGTACACCCAGAAGATACACACGCAAACCTAACGGAACTCTTCAGATTCTATGACCCAAAT AACACAGGAAGAATTAGTAAGAAGCAGCTGGAGAGACTCTTAACAAACGTAGGAGAGTATTTATCCGAAAAGGAACTGGAAAGATTTTTTAG TGTTTTGTGCAACGAGGACGATGAAGTGGATTATGAAGACCTAGTTAACAAGTATTATAAACTTTAA
- a CDS encoding glutamyl-tRNA amidotransferase, subunit, putative (Tap579b07.q1c.C.cand.139 - score = 39.29;~C terminal extensio clearly relies on P. yoelii;~SMART pfam:Amidase (PF01425) at aa 65-519, E()=1.90e-37;~1 probable transmembrane helix predicted for TA11065 by TMHMM2.0 at aa 475-497), producing MGLMCNINNLKESRNYTDSEINNYIEQFLHECSKFTEKPTHNSFQNTKAWKYIKKCLETIKNQEEVDPEILDENEAYSYVLNNHQIFDQIVTLVDRINAGERDKMPLFGLPLAVKDNVTVKGIPLKNGATTGPYMPSFNATAVDSLVNAGIILVGKTKLNGFGLGANTTNVKSIYGEKYIVGGSSGGSGVAVGGNSVTCAIGSDTGGSVRCPAAFCNSVGYRPSKGLISRFGLNELSANFDTVGFITNTVYEAAYLTYITSGYDIKDMLSEYDSNRTKQSILTVLHNFNTIKSLLLNIIKEFKILVGPLDNLKGLKNVKIGIFDAEEICKLGFIDEENKVNMENVARITSELGAEVVKLSIPPLDKLTSIYYLETAKQTTTNIRRFNQYPYSSTQINTVTDLILSLEKRIQERFLLGEYVKFSEFDIETLLKDERENMNKWVEENKLFSEVEFFISPSTSEVLPIRNLEFESKNVYMLDLFLTIAPILGLCSLALPLRNSNRPNSLHITAGYLQDHRLFEVSNIFEEYLKAQSGST from the exons atgggtttaatgtgtaatataaataacttAAAGGAATCAAGGAATTATACAGATTCTGAAATCAACAATTACATTGAGCAGTTTTTACATGAATGCTCCAAATTCACAGAAAAGCCAACACATAATTCATTTCAAAACACAAAAGCATGGaagtatattaaaaaatgtttaGAAACAATCAAAAATCAAGAAGAAGTAGATCCTGAAATACTCGATGAAAATGAAGCATATTCATATGTGTTGAATAACCATCAAATATTTGACCAGATAGTGACGTTGGTGGATAGAATTAATGCCGGAGAAAGGGATAAAATGCCCTTGTTTGGCCTTCCCCTAGCAGTAAAGGACAACGTGACTGTTAAGGGAATTCCACTTAAAAACG GAGCAACAACTGGCCCTTACATGCCGAGTTTCAACGCAACTGCAGTGGATTCGCTTGTTAACGCTGGAATAATACTGGTCGGTAAAACAAAGCTTAACGGGTTTGGGCTTGGAGCTAATACTACGAACGTTAAGAGCATTTACGGTGAAAAATATATCGTCGGAGGTTCTTCAGGAGGTTCAGGAGTTGCAGTGGGAGGAAACTCAGTAACTTGCGCAATTGGAAGTGATACTGGAGGTTCAGTCAGATGTCCAGCAGCCTTTTGCAATTCAGTTGGTTATAGGCCATCAAAAGGTCTCATAAGCAGGTTTGGGTTGAACGAACTATCCGCTAATTTTGATACGGTTGGATTCATTACCAACACCGTATACGAGGCAGCCTATCTAACCTATATCACATCAGGTTATGATATTAAGGATATGCTAAGTGAATATGATTCTAACCGTACTAAACAATCTATTTTGACCGTTTTGCACAATTTTAACACAATAAAAAGTTT ACTGCTTAACATTATCAAggaatttaaaatacttgTAGGACCATTGGATAATTTGAAAGGATTGAAAAATGTAAAGATTGGAATATTCGATGCTGAGGAGATTTGTAAATTGGGGTTTATTGATGAGGAGAATAAAGTTAATATGGAGAACGTGGCAAGAATAACCTCAGAATTGGGAGCAGAGGTTGTGAAATTAAGTATTCCACCCCTTGATAAGTTAACCTCAATATATTACCTGGAAACAGCAAAGCAAACTACCACCAACATCAGAAGGTTCAATCAGTACCCTTATTCATCAACTCAAATAAACACAGTTACTGATCTGATATTAAGCCTTGAAAAAAGAATACAAGAACGTTTCCTACTAG GAGAATATGTTAAGTTTAGTGAATTTGATATTGAAACGTTGTTAAAGGACGAAAGagaaaatatgaataaatgGGTGGAAGAAAACAAACTGTTCAGTGAAGTGGAATTCTTCATATCTCCTTCAACCTCAGAAGTTTTGCCAATAAGAAATTTAGAGTTTGAATCGAAAAACGTATACATG CTGGACCTATTTCTCACAATCGCACCGATACTGGGACTGTGTTCCCTCGCTTTACCTCTTAGGAACTCAAATAGGCCTAATTCACTACATATCACAGCAGGATACTTACAGGACCATAGATTATTTGAAGTTTCGAATATTTTCgaagaatatttaaaagCCCAAAGCGGGTcaacataa
- a CDS encoding uncharacterized protein (Tap579b07.q1c.C.cand.140 - score = 31.16;~SMART RING (SM00184) at aa 23-61, E()=9.37e-10; 2 transmembrane domains at aa 114-133, 166-188;~2 probable transmembrane helices predicted for TA11060 by TMHMM2.0 at aa 114-133 and 166-188) translates to MEGQQTENVHKKPEESANSKFECNICFDDVKDPVVTRCGHLFCWSCLLSWMNRRNYQCPICQAGISRDNVIPLYGHGQNQSDPRDKPEEPRPKAQRSTNNQRQNSFFRGYENRISVSFGSFPFSFIFPIAFGTSNTGSFFDLFRNDESSSNMTSEIFVKICSEQRRAYAYTGFLSLIGLLMIAYLILCI, encoded by the exons ATGGAAGGGCAACAAACTGAAAATGTACACAAAAAGCCTGAAGAATCTGCCAACTCAAAGTTCGAATGTAACATATGTTTCGATGATGTTAAAGATCCAGTCGTTACCAGGTGTGGACACCTGTTCTGTTGGTCGTGCCTACTCTCCTGGATGAACCGCAGAAATTATCAGTGTCCAATATGCCAAGCAGGAATTTCAAGAGATAACGTTATACCATTATACGGACATGGCCAAAACCAAAGTGATCCAAG gGATAAACCTGAAGAACCAAGACCCAAAGCACAAAGATCAACAAATAATCAAAGACAAAATTcg TTTTTTCGAGGATATGAAAATAGAATATCAGTATCATTTGGATCGTTTCCGTTTTCCTTCATTTTCCCGATCGCATTTGGAACGAGCAATACAGGATCATTTTTTGACCTTTTCAGAAATGACGAATCCTCATCAAATATGACCTCAG AAATATTTGTGAAAATTTGTTCAGAGCAAAGAAGAGCTTATGCTTATACCGGATTTCTCTCCCTTATAGGACTACTCATGATCGCATATCTAATTCTttgtatttaa
- a CDS encoding uncharacterized protein (SMART 2 S1 domains (SM00316) at aa 114-185, E()=3.44e-12; 204-285, E()=6.14e-09; pfam:Sas10_Utp3 (PF04000) at aa 540-944, E()=9.30e-02) translates to MILYILIFSSFVTIHSYRNHTYIPNFQQFNTKLDLTKEPVNLINCDIEFQGHIGFEATEKIKEKLPKSIEFISKKMVKNILDHDLDVINNKPNQQKPKWKIRNNKKRFDVCHFKVGEKVKGRVSSVFPTYALVDIGSTKYAVLHARDLSLGWVDRVDLTLTPGEELDVYIKSINTEFNTIKLSLITPSETGISDKERKPLTNYQIEDVVEGVIVRKSPLGYYVDIGAKVDAFLHISDLKITDRMRKSKPGKNYVNKDKYQIGKKLENLYIKSINILKNRIGLSENTFFEELERNVMTGKETPEQQSSYLRNYSLDFVKELRVRDIENMKVIGGYDDYLKSLNANRNTSVDHLLYLENLQEQRKIKEEQKKLFKDMSSKQKIKRDQEYFNRLTHKLCDLNDSAYEPTNDEKSIYKYGDNKVWTSNVYTPFQFSNNKSNDSDEVGNENQKDVGHSNSKQVNQMNVNMQYFKTLNDEIVDGLKDVQGENFNLKQKYEAVHKYDEPYKLIDYLYDQFHQKPSNLSVQKDKYEYKRGYIHPSITDSTETPKTDSSNVNSADKDNSVKNSDVLEFSADDSERYENVLKREKLIKELLSSDDPDVVEVGEMLNETKNFDPFKHCQTLKESKESEIRGARNLFQDDVMQWNDRVCNLISDNPEIIPDLQPDTTEDKYVKDEFDSVVSPLEEEEIENIDPKVLKSLEEDDYEFTTPFIEGMKTSEHAYDTYKEDLDTFPDYDSNELQDQLQLPEHVNQDESDNLIKCSEPNISKTPTNLSGTDPKFRRHLVNKDEKVDIRSLISKLKKNKKIEKEMSFTDSPLTTLVLNSQPKTHEQHENKANAIINEIKNAVHNITNTISNDVSSGEVDTNINTMTDTVNDTGNSVDDMDNNSVDNVKDYIISQLEKQESLDRFLEESGEAEEDLDVFHNKNDLKLLIKYAKKNLTPNDYSAIEKLTRSGNEYTEQRIMDALKSCYSREEEKTKYKYYEEGYDKYLYNLENSEQNSDDGTKAYETNAKFRILMKNTNFLNMLKRLNVDENMLNVNNITQLLPQQYHFQRMTPTTELT, encoded by the exons atgatattatatatactcATATTCAGCTCATTTGTAACGATACACTCATATCGCAACCACACTTACATTCCTaattttcaacaatttAACACTAAACTCGATCTGACTAAAGAACctgtaaatttaattaattgtgaTATTGAATTCCAAGGGCATATCGGTTTCGAAGCTACTGAAAAGataaaagaaaaattaccaaaatCCATAGA gttTATTAGTAAGAAGATGGTAAAAAACATATTAGATCATGATTTGGatgttattaataataaaccAAACCAACAGAAACCA aaGTGGAAGATAAGGAATAATAAGAAAAGATTTGATGTTTGTCATTTTAAGGTTGGCGAAAAAGTTAAGGGAAGAGTTTCTTCAGTTTTCCCAACGTACGCTCTGGTTGACATCGGTAGTACAAAATACGCTGTTCTCCATGCTAGAGATCTTAGCTTAGGCTGGGTAGACAGAGTGGACCTGACTTTAACCCCCGGAGAAGAACTTGACGTCTATATAAAGTCAATTAACACTGAATTCAACACTATTAAATTATCGCTAATTACACCATCAG aaaCAGGAATATCTGATAAGGAAAGGAAACCCttaacaaattatcaa ATTGAAGATGTGGTGGAGGGAGTGATTGTTCGCAAGTCTCCACTGGGATACTACGTTGACATTGGCGCAAAAGTAGATGCTTTTCTACACATAAGTGACCTTAAAATAACGGACAGGATGAGAAAAAGTAAACCCGgtaaaaattatgttaaTAAAGACAAATATCAAATTGGTAAAAAGttggaaaatttatatattaagtcaattaacattttaaaaaacag AATTGGCTTATCTGAGAATACCTTTTTCGAAGAATTAGAAAGAAATGTCATGACTGGCAAAGAAACACCAGAACAACAATCATCATATCTAA GAAATTATAGTTTGGATTTTGTAAAGGAACTTAGAGTAAGAGATATTGAGAATATGAAGGTGATTGGAGGATACGACGACTATTTAAAAAGCCTCAATGCTAACAGAAACACATCAGTTGACCACTTGTtatatttagaaaatttacaa GAGCAAAGGAAGATAAAAGAGGAGCAGAAGAAGCTATTTAAAGACATGAGTAGTAAACAGAAAATAAAGCGTGAtcaagaatattttaacag GTTAACCCACAAATTGTGCGATTTAAACGATTCTGCATATGAACCCAcaaatgatgaaaaatCCATTTACAA ATATGGTGATAATAAAGTTTGGACATCGAATGTATACACACCATTTCAATTCTCAAAcaataaatcaaatgatTCTGATGAAGTTGGTAATGAAAATCAGAAAGATGTGGGACATTCCAACTCTAAACAAGTGAATCAAATGAACGTTAATATGCAATACTTTAAAACATTGAATGATGAAATAGTTGATGGCCTGAAAGACGTTCAAGGAGAAAATTTCAACTTGAAACAAAAATACGAAGCAGTTCACAAATACGATGAGCCTTACAAACTAATTGATTATCTATATGATCAGTTCCACCAAAAGCCAAGTAATCTCTCGGTACAAAAAGACAAATATGAATACAAAAGAGGTTACATTCACCCATCAATTACAGATAGTACTGAAACTCCCAAAACTGACTCTAGTAATGTTAACTCGGCTGATAAGGATAATAGTGTAAAGAATAGTGATGTATTGGAGTTTTCAGCTGACGATAGCGAAAGGTAtgaaaatgtgttaaaGAGGGAGAAATTGATCAAAGAGTTGTTGAGTAGTGACGATCCTGACGTGGTGGAGGTGGGGGAAATGCTTAATGAGACGAAGAATTTCGACCCCTTTAAGCATTGTCAAACCCTTAAAGAATCTAAGGAATCCGAGATAAGAGGAGCAAGAAACTTATTCCAAGACGATGTAATGCAATGGAATGATAGAGTTTGTAACCTTATATCAGATAACCCAGAAATTATTCCTGATTTACAACCAGATACTACTGAAGATAAGTATGTTAAAGATGAGTTTGATTCAGTGGTTTCACCCTTGGAAGAAGAGGAAATCGA gAATATTGACCCCAAAGTTCTGAAATCTCTGGAAGAAGATGATTATGAATTCACAACTCCTTTCATTGAGGGTATGAAGACTAGTGAGCATGCGTATGATACATACAAAGAGGATCTTGATACTTTCCCCGACTATGATTCAAATGAACTTCAAGATCAGTTACAACTTCCAGAACATGTAAATCAAGATGAGTCAGataatttaatcaaatGTTCTGAACCTAATATTTCCAAAACACCCACTAACTTATCTGGAACTGATCCTAAATTTAGAAGACATTTGGTAAATAAAGATGAAAAAGTTGACATCAGGAGTttaattagtaaattaaaaaagaaCAAGAAAATTGAAAAGGAAATGTCATTTACCGATTCTCCCTTGACAACTTTAGTGTTAAATTCCCAGCCAAAGACTCATGAACAACATGAAAACAAAGCAAATGCAATTATCAACGAAATTAAAAACGCAGTTCACAACATTACGAACACCATCTCCAATGATGTTAGTTCTGGTGAAGTGGATACCAATATCAATACTATGACTGATACAGTCAATGATACAGGCAATAGTGTTGATGATATGGATAACAATTCTGTCGATAATGTGAaagattatataatttcacAGTTGGAAAAACAAGAGAGCCTGGATAGGTTTTTAGAGGAATCCGGAGAGGCTGAAGAAGACTTGGATGTTTTTCATAACAAAAATGACCTTAAACTATTGATAAAATACGCCAAAAAAAATTTGACTCCAAACGATTATAGTGCCATAGAAAA gCTGACAAGGAGTGGGAACGAGTACACGGAACAACGGATTATGGACGCGCTGAAAAGCTGTTACAGCAGAGAGGAAGAAAAAACAAAGTACAAGTACTACGAAGAAGGTTATGACAAAtatctttataatttagaGAATTCGGAGCAAAATTCAGACGATGGCACGAAAGCCTATGAGACGAACGCCAAGTTTAGAATTCTAATGAAAAACACAAACTTCCTAAACATGCTCAAACGTCTTAATGTTGATGAAAATATGTTAAACGTAAACAATATTACTCAGTTATTGCCTCAACAGTATCACTTTCAGAGAATGACGCCAACTACCGAACTAACATAA